From a single Candoia aspera isolate rCanAsp1 chromosome 2, rCanAsp1.hap2, whole genome shotgun sequence genomic region:
- the EME1 gene encoding crossover junction endonuclease EME1: MKLNIMFPELGESDCEELPVFLSVTKLPPDPRSSIRPPSENQVVVLCSSDSEDSSLCSPARKKPYGHCSSVKMGTPVDVRVQLNSESEEEEELVPLAERLQRKLLVARPSTTVSSFTMIQTKSGQESTGQNRLCARDEELVPACWQEPPPADSDLKESVAPNTWELSESDQEESSWDAKPQPLPKLPVCISDYKVQDDAHQISLKPFLLQTHTRQNHQELDKAFQAALQKRKERGAQKQLQEQEKEMIAALAQLRKAQRPEQCLKHIQVVLDPGLLQIEGADEVLAALQSMESSCVIESQVVPHSITWRRKTGLTQAEEDNWMEEPNVLVPVLLPEFIAMIHNNKQASLEGPTETLQSFVVNITEKIPGKTLSLAVTELEKYFSSRKHKLQKKPQQAEQSSNKAQEQSKQRNRREKATPVPQLSRLDVEEALVDLQLHTGVQVQVLASWKEFGEFASMFTKAVAEAPFKKEKNKTSFSFCLEGDWCRGMKVDRAGKGLLQVWKRQIQQFNRVSLEMASAIVAWYPSPLLLMQAYDIHTSEQERHNLLAEVPVRRGDGVTATTRRIGPDLSKRIYLQMTSQNPDLSLDVTG, encoded by the exons ATGAAGCTAAACATCATGTTCCCAGAACTGGGTGAGAGCGACTGTGAGGAGCTACCGGTTTTCCTTTCTGTAACCAAGCTGCCTCCTGATCCAAGAAGCAGCATCCGGCCTCCTTCTGAGAACCAGGTAGTTGTGCTCTGCAGCTCAGACTCAGAGGACTCGTCCCTTTGCTCTCCTGCCAGGAAAAAGCCCTATGGTCACTGCAGTTCAGTCAAGATGGGAACTCCTGTAGATGTGAGGGTGCAGCTCAATAGTGAGagtgaggaggaagaagaacTTGTCCCCTTGGCTGAAAGGCTCCAAAGGAAGTTGCTGGTAGCCAGACCCTCTACAACTGTTTCTTCATTTACTATGATCCAAACCAAGAGTGGCCAAGAGTCCACTGGGCAAAACAGGCTCTGTGCCAGGGATGAAGAATTGGTGCCTGCTTGCTGGCAGGAGCCACCACCTGCCGACTCAGATCTCAAAGAAAGCGTGGCACCCAACACTTGGGAACTGTCAGAGAGTGATCAGGAGGAATCTTCGTGGGATGCTAAGCCACAGCCTTTGCCCAAACTTCCAGTTTGCATCTCTGATTATAAGGTACAGGATGATGCCCACCAAATAAGCCTGAAGCCCTTCCTCCTTCAGACACATACAAGACAGAACCATCAGGAACTGGACAAAGCTTTCCAGGCTgccctgcagaagagaaaagagcGAGGAGCTCagaagcagctgcaggagcaagAGAAAGAGATGATTGCAGCTTTGGCCCAACTTCGGAAAGCCCAAAGACCAGAGCAGTGTCTGAAACACATTCAAGTGGTGTTAGACCCAG GTCTCTTACAGATTGAAGGTGCGGATGAGGTCCTTGCCGCTTTGCAGTCTATGGAGAGTAGTTGTGTGATCGAGAGCCAAGTTGTGCCCCACAGTATCACCTGGAGAAGGAAAACTGGCCTAACGCAG GCTGAAGAAGACAACTGGATGGAAGAACCCAATGTCCTAGTGCCAGTGTTGCTCCCAGAGTTCATTGCAATGATTCATAACAATAAGCAG GCTAGCCTGGAAGGTCCTACTGAGACTCTGCAGAGTTTTGTGGTGAATATCACAGAGAAAATCCCTGGGAAAACACTGTCATTGGCAGTAACAgaactggaaaaatatttcag TTCTCGCAAGCACAAGTTGCAGAAGAAACCGCAGCAAGCAGAGCAAAGTAGCAACAAGGCGCAGGAGCAAAGCAAGCAAAGGAACCGGAGAGAAAAGGCAACTCCAGTCCCCCAGTTATCTAGACTGGATGTGGAAGAA GCTCTGGTAGATCTGCAGCTTCACACGGGTGTCCAGGTTCAAGTGCTTGCAAGCTGGAAGGAGTTTGGAGAATTTGCCAGTATGTTCACGAAGGCTGTGGCTGAAGCCCCATTCAA aaaggaaaaaaataaaaccagcttCTCCTTCTGCCTTGAGGGAGACTGGTGTAGAGGTATGAAGGTGGACCGCGCTGGAAAGGGGCTGCTTCAGGTGTGGAAGAGACAAATTCAGCAATTCAACCGAGTCAGTCTGGAGATGGCCAGTGCCATTGTAGCCTGGTATCCTTCTCCTCTGCTTCTGATGCAG GCTTACGATATTCACACTTCAGAGCAGGAGCGACACAACCTGCTTGCAGAGGTTCCCGTTCGTCGTGGCGATGGAGTGACAGCAACAACAAGGCGAATTGGCCCAGACCTCTCCAAACGGATTTATTTGCAGATGACTTCCCAGAACCCTGACCTTTCTCTAGATGTTACTGGGTGA
- the LRRC59 gene encoding leucine-rich repeat-containing protein 59: MAKSGGKGINLKDKLDGNELDLSLCDLNEVPVKELAGLPKATVLDLSCNNLATLPSEFCSLTHLVKLDLSKNQLQHLPPDFGRLINLQHLDLLNNRLVTLPVSFAQLKNLKWLDLKDNPLDSALAKIAGDCLDEKQCKLAAVRVLQHMRIIQSELDRERQRKLQAEQELEKKREAERRAREAQERELRKREKAEEKERRRREYDALRIAKQKVTTQQRRETSENQKPSVSHPSHPLQKKRSWSRILLKMFLLLLLGALSALAICRVPELQHQPVCIGVNMLYEDALTFLPSREIFQNILQPNSQP, from the exons ATGGCAAAATCTGGAGGAAAAGGAATTAATCTGAAGGACAAACTGGATGGCAATGAGTTGGATTTAAGTTTGTGTGACCTGAATGAAGTCCCAGTTAAGGAGCTG GCAGGACTTCCAAAGGCAACTGTTTTGGATCTGTCCTGTAATAATCTTGCTACTTTACCG TCGGAGTTCTGCAGTTTGACCCATCTAGTAAAATTGGATTTAAGCAAAAATCAGCTTCAGCATCTACCACCAGACTTTGGGCGCTTGATCAACTTGCAACACTTGGATCTGCTGAACAATCGATTGGTTACTTTGCCTGTCAGTTTTGCACAACTCAAG AACCTGAAATGGCTCGATCTGAAAGACAACCCTTTGGATTCTGCACTAGCTAAGATAGCTGGAGATTGCTTGGATGAAAAACAGTGTAAACTGGCAGCTGTCAGA GTACTGCAGCATATGAGGATCATCCAGTCTGAATTAGATCGCGAGAGGCAACGAAAGCTACAGGCAGAACAAG AGCTGGAGAAGAAGCGTGAAGCAGAGCGGCGAGCGAGAGAGGCTCAAGAGAGGGAACTGCGTAAGCGGGAGAAGGCTGAAGAGAAAGAACGTCGGAGAAGAGAGTATGATGCCCTTAGAATTGCAAAGCAGAAAGTGACAACACAACAAAGAAGAGAAACAAGTGAAAATCAAA AACCCTCTGTTTCTCATCCATCGCATCCACTGCAAAAGAAGCGCTCCTGGTCTAGAATCCTGCTGAAGATGTTTCTGCTTCTCCTGCTGGGTGCCCTGAGCGCTCTGGCCATTTGCAGGGTTCCAGAGCTACAGCACCAGCCGGTGTGCATCGGTGTGAACATGCTGTATGAAGATGCATTAACCTTTCTACCAAGTCGTGAAATCTTTCAGAATATACTGCAGCCAAACTCACAGCCATAA